GATCATCTAACTGCTAGCTAGCTTAAAAGCATATTtagattctaataatttttcattttctcGCTCcaaagatttaattttagcTTTATAAGTCTCTTCATCTAGCATTCTTCGTtcagataaaaaaatatattttttttctaattcttgataattttcatttactTCTGTAGTGGGggataatgatgaaaacgtttgttgttgttgttgttgttgtgaAGTTGTAGGTGATGCAGCATCTGtaaaagttttaataaGAAGAGATAGAGCATCTTCGATATAAtagtaaattttttctaaattatgTTGGCCGTTTGAATCGGATATTTTATCCATTAAACTGATttgatgtaattttttcaatgcaTGATCAATAGAACTCTTTTCAAATACAGATATAAAAGATTTGATGCATCTATTAAAATGTAATAGCAAatgttttttaaataattctgattcgaaattatttttattataatttttcaattgtaattttaactgttgattataattatttgaaattttcaattgattggAGAGTCTATCACGTTCTTCTCTTGTATTTTGTAATCgcattttcaaattgataCTATTATCGTCAAGGTTGGATTTTAAACGATCATTTTGTGCTATTAAATCTCTCATTTTAAGAGTCCCCTTTTCTAAGGAACTTTGGAAACTAGAAATTGATTCATTTAAcgtttctttatttaagttaagtttttcatttaatgattGAATTTCTCGATCTTTGTCATTTATtactaatttaaaattattggacTCTTTAATACTATCATccaatttaattttgtaattttctaattgttGAGATGTTTCAgtagaaattttttctaaatcaagaaataatttatttttattatttaaattatttttcaattcattaattgttaattttttatcatttaaattattttttaaatcattgaTTTTGGattctttatcttttaaatttgattgTATTTCAATGAATCTTGAATCTTTGTCATTTAATTGtgatttcaattcaattaatttcacATCTTTATCGTTACCATTAGattttagttttaatatatcttcttgtaattggtttaattgtaaatctTTCTCGTTAAGGTCTGATTTTAAATCCATTACTTGTTCTTGcaattcaattaatcttaaatcctttttttttaatttattctgCAAAtctattataattaaactttgctcatcatttaaaattacttgatcttttaattttttccaatttgtCATTCCATCGTTAATAATTGGACTAGATATTCCATGATTTgataaagtttt
This genomic stretch from Henningerozyma blattae CBS 6284 chromosome 1, complete genome harbors:
- the SPC72 gene encoding gamma-tubulin complex subunit SPC72 (similar to Saccharomyces cerevisiae SPC72 (YAL047C); ancestral locus Anc_7.21), with product MNRNKLNGDSDFSLNNVSYETDDFHQNFFNDPNDFLDQSSMEFTQGKSKLHDATINSNSLSPTRPNLLNSRTIRIETPTFIDSITTNTNNPTNSNPLIIKLQNELLNSKLKIMTLFEIIKQLQIDANIDDSLFKQLLVDINNISNIDELNSKLIAKDYQFIKLKEEFQNSLVEINEYLDNQQISSNMIDQLFNQILLEFSNFLNLSQIDDLNSSKDLNSDNLLIKIQVLNSILQTIFYHFKNNNNTNDHNSIEHMNNDALIHHHQNTNNNLDHAIAHSTDNDVSSSTTAVASNDSNQKKTLSNHGISSPIINDGMTNWKKLKDQVILNDEQSLIIIDLQNKLKKKDLRLIELQEQVMDLKSDLNEKDLQLNQLQEDILKLKSNGNDKDVKLIELKSQLNDKDSRFIEIQSNLKDKESKINDLKNNLNDKKLTINELKNNLNNKNKLFLDLEKISTETSQQLENYKIKLDDSIKESNNFKLVINDKDREIQSLNEKLNLNKETLNESISSFQSSLEKGTLKMRDLIAQNDRLKSNLDDNSINLKMRLQNTREERDRLSNQLKISNNYNQQLKLQLKNYNKNNFESELFKKHLLLHFNRCIKSFISVFEKSSIDHALKKLHQISLMDKISDSNGQHNLEKIYYYIEDALSLLIKTFTDAASPTTSQQQQQQQTFSSLSPTTEVNENYQELEKKYIFLSERRMLDEETYKAKIKSLERENEKLLESKYAFKLASS